Proteins from one Halovivax limisalsi genomic window:
- a CDS encoding type II toxin-antitoxin system HicB family antitoxin: MSSTTRSNNNEGVEFVHEDNGQITAVDLETGVASYGDTKSEALTMLAEALELHEGGGEPVTDADLEAWGLDPDEVDDKPLPDFMS, translated from the coding sequence ATGTCGAGCACGACCAGGTCAAACAACAACGAGGGCGTCGAATTCGTCCACGAGGACAACGGCCAAATTACGGCCGTCGACCTCGAAACCGGCGTCGCCTCCTACGGCGACACGAAATCCGAGGCTCTCACGATGCTCGCCGAAGCGCTTGAGCTTCACGAGGGCGGTGGCGAGCCCGTCACCGACGCCGATCTCGAAGCGTGGGGCCTCGATCCTGACGAAGTAGACGACAAACCACTTCCCGACTTCATGTCCTAA
- a CDS encoding type II toxin-antitoxin system HicA family toxin: protein MPKTSFSGREIAKVLQNHGFRRAGRKGSHLKLRYEHPVTREVRIVTVPMKSEDEIPTGTLQSIANQCGAEDFHAWCEWIDENR, encoded by the coding sequence ATGCCCAAAACGTCGTTCTCTGGCCGCGAGATTGCGAAAGTCCTCCAGAACCACGGATTTCGACGCGCCGGGCGAAAGGGAAGCCACCTCAAACTGCGCTACGAGCACCCAGTAACCAGAGAAGTACGGATAGTTACCGTTCCAATGAAGTCCGAAGACGAGATCCCGACCGGGACGCTCCAGTCGATCGCAAACCAATGTGGCGCAGAGGATTTCCACGCCTGGTGCGAGTGGATCGACGAGAACCGATAG